The following is a genomic window from Actinomadura rubteroloni.
CAGGGAAGGCGCAGCGCCGTAGTTCAGTACGGCATCCCCATCGCCGTGCGGACCTCCGCGAGCGTCCGGTCGGCGACGGCGCGGGCGTGCGCGTTGCCCTCGGCGAGGATCCGGTGGAGCTGCTCGGGGTCGCCCGCGTAGACCGCGCGGCGCTCGCGGATCGGCCGCAGGAACTCGTTCACCGACTCGATCACCGTCTTCTTCAGCGCCGCCGCGCCGCCCGCCCCGACGTCGGCGGCCACGTCGCGCGGGTCCCGGTCCTGGCACAGCGCCGCGAGCAGCACGAGGTTCGCCACCTCCGGACGGTTCTCCGGGTCGTAGACGATGTGCCGGTCGGCGTCGGTCTTCGCGCGGGTGAGCAGGCGGGCCGTCTCGTCCGCCGACGCCGACAGCGCGATCGCGTTGCCCCGGCTCTTGCTCATCTTGCGGCCGTCCGTGCCGAGCAGGACGGGCGCCGACGACAGCAGCGCCTCGGGCAGCGGGAACACCGGGGCGTAGCGCTCGTTGAAGCGGCGCGCGACCGTCCGGGTGATCTCCTGGTGCGGGAGCTGGTCGCGGCCGACCGGGACGAGGTTGGCCTTGCAGAACAGGATGTCGGCCGCCTGGTGGACGGGGTAGGTCAGCATCAGCCCGCTCACCGACGCCTGCCGCGAATTCTGGATCTCGTCCTTGACGGTCGGGTTGCGGCGCAGCTCGGCGTCGGTCACCAGCGACAGGAACGGCAGCATGAGCTGGTTGAGCGCGGGGACGGCGCTGTGCGCGAAGATCGTCGCGGTGGAAGGTTCCACGCCGACGGCGAGATGGTCGGCGACCAGGCCGAGGACGTGTTCCTCCAGCCGGTCGGCGACGTCCCGGTCGGTGAGCACCTGGTAGTCGGCGACGAGCACGAACAGCTCCACC
Proteins encoded in this region:
- the trpS gene encoding tryptophan--tRNA ligase, translated to MNDLEDLDARVAARPSAFRIMTGDRPTGPLHLGHYFGTLANRVRLQRAGVELFVLVADYQVLTDRDVADRLEEHVLGLVADHLAVGVEPSTATIFAHSAVPALNQLMLPFLSLVTDAELRRNPTVKDEIQNSRQASVSGLMLTYPVHQAADILFCKANLVPVGRDQLPHQEITRTVARRFNERYAPVFPLPEALLSSAPVLLGTDGRKMSKSRGNAIALSASADETARLLTRAKTDADRHIVYDPENRPEVANLVLLAALCQDRDPRDVAADVGAGGAAALKKTVIESVNEFLRPIRERRAVYAGDPEQLHRILAEGNAHARAVADRTLAEVRTAMGMPY